One segment of Bacteroides caecimuris DNA contains the following:
- a CDS encoding arylsulfatase has product MKTSLLIAGSLALVPMTYAQDKPNIIIILADDLGFSDLGCFGGEIHTPVLDKLAKNGVRMTQMYNSARSCPSRANLLTGLYPHQTGLGHMDGSHPAWPKGYSGFRSNSDNVTIAEVLKDAGYFTAMSGKWHLGNKSNPILRGFQEYYGLLGGFNSFWNPAVYTRLPKDRTPRHYEEGTFYATNVITDYAIDFIDQAHQEKKPLFLYLAYNAPHFPLHAPKEVTDKYMSLYMQGWDKIRDARWKRIVDLKLMQGKPALSPRGVVPESLFEDETHPLPAWDSLTKDQQTDLARRMSIFAAMVDVMDANIGRVVDELKKNGELDNTFIMFMSDNGACAEWHEFGFDKQTGVEYHTHTGEELDQMGLPGTYHHYGTGWANVCCTPFTLYKHYAHEGGISTPCIISWGNHVKNKGGLNHQPAQFSDIMSTCVELAGATYPKEYQGRAILPTAGQSILPIVKGKKMPERYIYAEHEGNRMVRKGDWKLVSANFKGDEWELYNIKEDRTEQHNLISKYPEMAKELETAYFEWADKSDVLYFQKMWNTYNKNRRKDFKEYKTR; this is encoded by the coding sequence ATGAAAACTTCTTTATTGATAGCAGGCAGCTTGGCTCTGGTCCCGATGACGTATGCACAGGACAAACCGAATATTATTATCATACTGGCTGACGATTTGGGATTTTCCGATCTCGGCTGCTTCGGTGGCGAGATTCATACACCGGTGTTGGATAAACTGGCAAAGAATGGCGTCCGTATGACGCAGATGTATAACAGTGCACGCAGTTGCCCGTCGCGTGCCAACCTGTTGACGGGACTTTATCCGCATCAGACGGGATTGGGACACATGGACGGCAGTCATCCTGCCTGGCCGAAAGGATATTCCGGTTTCCGTTCCAATTCGGACAACGTCACGATTGCGGAAGTCCTGAAAGATGCCGGATACTTTACGGCGATGTCGGGAAAGTGGCATTTGGGGAATAAGTCGAATCCTATTCTTCGTGGTTTCCAGGAGTATTACGGTTTGTTGGGCGGATTTAATTCTTTCTGGAATCCGGCAGTATATACCCGTTTGCCGAAAGACCGTACCCCCAGACACTATGAAGAAGGAACTTTCTATGCAACGAATGTGATAACGGATTATGCGATTGACTTCATCGACCAGGCACATCAGGAGAAGAAACCGTTGTTCCTGTATCTGGCTTATAACGCTCCCCATTTCCCTTTGCACGCACCGAAAGAAGTGACCGATAAATATATGTCTCTCTATATGCAGGGATGGGACAAGATTCGTGACGCTCGCTGGAAACGGATTGTTGACCTGAAACTCATGCAAGGCAAACCGGCACTTAGTCCGCGCGGCGTAGTTCCCGAAAGTCTGTTTGAAGATGAAACGCATCCGCTACCGGCATGGGACTCATTGACGAAAGATCAGCAGACCGACCTCGCACGGCGTATGTCCATTTTTGCCGCTATGGTAGATGTGATGGACGCGAACATCGGCCGGGTAGTGGATGAATTGAAAAAGAACGGTGAGTTGGACAATACGTTTATCATGTTTATGTCCGATAACGGAGCTTGTGCCGAATGGCACGAATTTGGCTTCGACAAACAGACCGGAGTCGAATACCATACCCATACCGGAGAAGAACTCGACCAAATGGGTTTGCCCGGAACCTATCATCATTACGGTACAGGCTGGGCAAATGTCTGCTGCACGCCGTTCACACTCTATAAACATTATGCACATGAAGGAGGTATTTCCACTCCGTGTATCATTTCCTGGGGTAATCATGTGAAGAACAAAGGCGGACTGAATCATCAGCCTGCACAATTCTCCGATATCATGTCTACTTGTGTGGAACTGGCAGGAGCCACTTATCCGAAAGAATATCAGGGAAGAGCGATTCTGCCTACGGCAGGTCAGTCTATCCTTCCGATTGTGAAAGGAAAGAAGATGCCCGAAAGATACATCTATGCGGAACATGAAGGCAACCGCATGGTGCGTAAAGGCGACTGGAAGCTGGTTTCCGCCAACTTCAAAGGAGATGAATGGGAATTGTACAACATCAAGGAAGACCGTACCGAACAGCACAACCTGATCAGTAAATATCCTGAAATGGCAAAAGAATTGGAAACAGCCTATTTCGAATGGGCGGACAAGAGTGATGTCTTGTATTTCCAGAAAATGTGGAATACCTACAATAAGAATCGACGGAAAGATTTTAAAGAATATAAAACCCGCTAA
- a CDS encoding family 43 glycosylhydrolase — MKSAPQRPIFVSVNIKQKYMKLILRLGLILFTGFISISTASAQLYGTADTNAPELRVPTSVKPAFDYWMRDTWATLGPDGYYYITGTTSTPDRYFPGQRHCWDWNDGLYLWRSKDMKSWEARGQIWSMEKDGTWQKKPKVYKAGEKYQKKSINGDPMDNRFHAVWAPEMHYIKSAKNWFIVACMNESAGGRGSFILRSKTGKPEGPYENIEGNKDKAIFPNIDGSLFEDTDGTVYFVGHNHYIARMKPDMSGFAEELKTLKEKKYNPEPYIEGAFIFKYDNKYHLVQAIWSHRTSEGDTYIEKKGVTSPKTRYSYDCIISTADNVYGPYSERYNAITGGGHNNFFQDKDGNWWATMFFNPRGAQAAEYKVTCRPGLIPMIYENGKFKPNFNYNTK; from the coding sequence ATGAAGTCTGCCCCGCAACGGCCTATTTTTGTATCCGTAAACATAAAACAGAAATATATGAAATTGATTTTGCGATTAGGATTGATCTTGTTTACAGGATTTATTTCCATCTCTACAGCATCAGCACAGTTATATGGAACGGCAGATACAAACGCTCCGGAACTACGTGTTCCGACATCTGTAAAGCCGGCATTTGATTATTGGATGAGGGACACTTGGGCTACGCTGGGTCCCGACGGTTATTATTATATCACAGGAACGACCTCTACCCCCGACCGTTACTTTCCGGGGCAGAGGCATTGCTGGGACTGGAACGACGGTTTGTACCTGTGGCGTTCCAAAGATATGAAGTCCTGGGAAGCCAGAGGACAAATATGGTCGATGGAAAAAGACGGAACCTGGCAAAAAAAGCCGAAGGTATATAAAGCAGGAGAGAAATATCAGAAAAAATCCATCAACGGTGATCCGATGGACAACCGCTTCCATGCAGTGTGGGCGCCGGAAATGCATTATATCAAAAGCGCGAAGAACTGGTTTATCGTTGCCTGCATGAATGAGTCGGCAGGCGGGAGAGGTTCCTTCATTTTGCGGAGCAAGACCGGAAAACCGGAAGGACCGTACGAGAATATCGAAGGTAATAAAGACAAAGCCATCTTCCCGAACATCGACGGAAGTTTGTTCGAAGATACGGACGGCACTGTCTACTTTGTCGGGCACAACCATTATATCGCCCGTATGAAACCGGATATGAGCGGATTTGCCGAGGAACTGAAAACATTGAAAGAGAAAAAATATAATCCGGAACCGTATATTGAAGGAGCGTTTATCTTCAAATATGATAACAAATATCACCTCGTACAGGCTATATGGTCGCACCGTACGTCGGAGGGAGATACCTATATAGAGAAAAAGGGAGTAACCTCACCGAAGACACGTTATAGTTACGACTGCATCATCTCGACAGCCGATAATGTGTATGGTCCCTATAGCGAGCGCTACAATGCCATCACGGGAGGAGGACACAACAACTTTTTTCAGGATAAGGATGGAAACTGGTGGGCTACCATGTTCTTCAATCCGCGTGGGGCACAGGCGGCGGAATATAAAGTGACGTGCCGTCCCGGATTAATTCCGATGATCTATGAGAATGGTAAATTCAAACCCAACTTTAATTATAATACTAAATGA
- a CDS encoding sulfatase, whose product MKTIFCITGLAIQGLAMSAQAQTGKPNIVVIMTDQQRADLCGREGFPLEVTPFVDRLAQENVWFNKAYTVMPASSPARCSMFTGRFPSATHVRTNHNIPDISYQQDLVGVLKENGYKTALVGKNHAYLKPADFDFWSEYGHWGKHKKTTPAEKETARFLNQQARGQWLEPSPISLEEQHPTKIVNEALAWIKQQKENPFFVWVSFPEPHNPYQVCEPYYSMFSPDKLPVLKTSRKDLAKKGEKYRILAQLEDASCPNLEQDMPRIRANYIGMIRLIDDQIKRLIESLKASGQYENTLFVVLSDHGDYWGEYGLIRKGAGLSESLARIPMVWAGYHIKNQPAPMDGHVSIADLFPTFCSAIGAEIPTGVQGRSLWPMLTGKAYPKEEFSSMVVQQGFGGADVGLDASLTFEQEGALTPGKIAHFDELNTWTQSGTSRMIRKDDWKLVMNHYGNGELYNLKKDPSEIHNLFGEKKYSKIQTELLTRLLAWELRLQDPLPLPQRRYHFKQNPFNYLHPEH is encoded by the coding sequence ATGAAAACAATCTTTTGTATCACAGGACTTGCCATACAAGGTTTGGCTATGTCAGCCCAGGCGCAAACCGGCAAACCGAATATTGTGGTTATTATGACTGATCAGCAGCGTGCCGATTTGTGCGGCAGGGAGGGTTTTCCGCTGGAAGTGACTCCCTTTGTCGACCGGTTGGCGCAAGAGAATGTATGGTTCAATAAGGCATACACTGTGATGCCGGCCAGCTCTCCGGCACGTTGTTCCATGTTTACCGGGCGTTTTCCTTCCGCCACTCACGTACGCACGAATCACAATATTCCTGACATTTCCTATCAACAGGACTTAGTGGGCGTATTGAAAGAAAACGGATATAAAACAGCATTGGTCGGCAAGAATCACGCTTACCTGAAACCTGCCGACTTCGATTTCTGGTCTGAATACGGACACTGGGGAAAGCACAAAAAGACGACTCCCGCAGAGAAGGAGACTGCCCGTTTCCTGAATCAGCAAGCCAGGGGGCAATGGTTAGAGCCATCTCCCATCTCGCTGGAAGAACAGCATCCCACCAAAATCGTGAACGAAGCACTGGCATGGATTAAACAACAGAAAGAAAATCCTTTCTTCGTATGGGTCTCTTTTCCAGAACCTCACAACCCTTATCAGGTATGTGAACCCTATTACTCCATGTTCTCCCCCGATAAGCTTCCCGTCTTAAAGACCTCCCGTAAGGATTTGGCAAAGAAAGGAGAGAAATACCGTATTCTGGCGCAACTGGAAGACGCGTCCTGCCCGAACCTGGAACAAGACATGCCTCGAATCCGTGCCAACTATATCGGAATGATCCGGTTGATAGACGATCAGATCAAGAGACTGATCGAATCATTGAAAGCCAGCGGACAATATGAAAACACCCTCTTTGTCGTACTCTCCGACCACGGTGACTATTGGGGAGAATACGGATTGATCCGTAAAGGAGCCGGACTTTCCGAAAGCCTCGCACGTATCCCGATGGTATGGGCAGGATACCACATCAAGAACCAGCCTGCCCCTATGGATGGCCACGTATCGATAGCCGACCTTTTCCCCACCTTCTGCTCTGCCATCGGTGCCGAAATACCGACAGGAGTTCAGGGCCGTAGCTTGTGGCCGATGCTGACCGGAAAAGCTTACCCTAAAGAAGAATTCTCCAGCATGGTCGTACAACAAGGCTTCGGAGGAGCTGATGTCGGACTGGATGCCTCCTTGACTTTTGAACAGGAAGGAGCATTGACTCCCGGCAAAATAGCCCACTTTGACGAACTGAATACCTGGACGCAAAGCGGTACCTCACGCATGATAAGAAAGGATGATTGGAAACTGGTTATGAATCATTATGGCAACGGAGAACTTTATAATTTAAAGAAAGATCCTTCGGAGATTCATAATCTGTTTGGCGAGAAGAAATACAGCAAAATTCAAACAGAACTTCTGACCCGTTTACTGGCATGGGAGTTGCGTTTGCAGGACCCGCTGCCTCTCCCGCAAAGACGTTACCATTTTAAACAGAATCCATTTAATTATCTCCATCCGGAACACTAA
- a CDS encoding alpha-L-arabinofuranosidase C-terminal domain-containing protein, giving the protein MNHSTFQSFTLGIGLFFTLPLVYGNSSSSSSFDGTLYINKSKTHKVASVKYGFHYEEIGMMGEGALHAELIRNRSFEEATPPAGLSVKNGLYENVPASRVKEKKVFQADPLIGWMSYPLSYTPVFISRTDENPMSEENKYSMLVNVTEDIANHPDALILNRGYYGMNLKTDTSYRLSYRFDNYKRGVADLFIGELGISGKYPYNLLATGAIRMSIERNGDLNPLFAERPVMRHWDFLEHRIFLPMLINGVDSSVKTSFFYLAKMFRDNTFDVCLDAAVKDIEGLQNIFVTMGYDTASKQYILKLINLQNKKVTLQPEVSGFKRPVKAHKTSLVLVPGKENTPFTPNEVQPVETEIGLDLNQPFELEAASMVVYRFK; this is encoded by the coding sequence ATGAATCATTCGACATTCCAATCCTTTACGTTGGGTATCGGTCTGTTTTTCACATTGCCTCTGGTATATGGGAATAGTTCCTCTTCGTCTTCCTTCGATGGAACGTTGTATATCAATAAATCGAAAACCCACAAAGTGGCTTCCGTAAAGTACGGTTTCCATTATGAGGAAATAGGAATGATGGGCGAGGGTGCTCTGCACGCCGAACTGATACGTAACCGTTCGTTTGAAGAAGCTACACCTCCTGCCGGATTATCTGTGAAGAACGGTCTTTATGAAAATGTTCCGGCTTCCCGCGTTAAAGAGAAAAAAGTGTTTCAGGCCGATCCGTTGATTGGATGGATGTCTTATCCGTTATCATATACTCCTGTATTTATCAGTCGCACGGATGAAAATCCAATGAGCGAAGAAAATAAGTATTCGATGCTGGTTAATGTCACGGAAGACATTGCGAACCACCCGGATGCCCTGATTCTCAACCGTGGATATTATGGAATGAACCTGAAGACAGATACGTCTTACCGCCTTTCTTATCGTTTTGATAACTACAAACGGGGTGTTGCCGATCTATTTATCGGCGAATTGGGTATTAGCGGAAAATATCCTTATAACCTGCTGGCTACCGGAGCCATCCGTATGTCAATAGAACGCAACGGCGATCTGAATCCCTTGTTTGCCGAACGTCCGGTGATGAGGCATTGGGACTTTCTGGAACACCGTATCTTCCTGCCGATGTTGATTAATGGAGTAGACAGTAGCGTAAAGACTTCCTTCTTCTACCTGGCGAAGATGTTCAGGGATAACACGTTTGACGTGTGTCTGGATGCAGCGGTCAAGGATATAGAAGGTTTGCAGAATATCTTTGTTACGATGGGATATGATACGGCCAGCAAACAATATATCCTGAAACTGATAAACCTGCAGAATAAAAAAGTCACTCTACAACCGGAAGTTTCCGGCTTCAAACGTCCCGTCAAGGCACATAAAACAAGCCTGGTACTGGTTCCGGGAAAAGAGAACACACCGTTTACCCCGAATGAAGTCCAACCGGTAGAGACGGAAATCGGGCTGGACCTGAATCAACCGTTCGAACTGGAGGCCGCTTCCATGGTTGTATATCGTTTTAAATAG
- a CDS encoding DUF6377 domain-containing protein encodes MKKVILIFVTIVLSGLLYAKDNKSTDALLREIDGIIKNHQTYGAEKEARIADLKKLLAEATSDEQRYGFCGRLFDEYRAYNLDSSFVYAQRKEELAHRMDKLDYLDDAAMNMAEVMGTTGMYKEALELLGQIDKKTLPDYLYGYYYHLYRTIYGLMGDYAVTEKAKKEYYRMTDLYRDSLLQVNASDSLGHVLVMADKCIVHAQYDEAIRMLMEYYNKPSLDDHSKAMLTYTLSEGYRLKGDKQGQKHYLALSAIADLKSAVKEYVSLRKLASLVYDEGDIDRAYNYLKCSLEDATLCNARLRTLEISQVFPIIDQAYQLKTKRQQQEMKVSLICISLLSVFLLVAIFFVYKQMKKVAAARREVVDTNTLLQELNEELHDSNSQLKEMNHTLSEANYIKEEYIGRYMDQCSTYLDKMDLYRRSLNKIAAAGRVEELYKAIKSSQFLDEELKEFYANFDMTFLQLFPNFVEEFNALLTEPMQPKPGELLNTELRIFALIRLGITDSTKIAQFLRYSVTTIYNYRTRVRNKALGERDEFETNVMQIGKVEE; translated from the coding sequence ATGAAAAAAGTGATTCTGATTTTTGTGACAATCGTCCTTTCCGGTCTGCTTTATGCAAAAGATAATAAGAGTACCGATGCGTTACTTCGTGAGATTGATGGTATCATTAAAAACCATCAGACCTATGGAGCGGAAAAGGAGGCGCGTATCGCTGACCTGAAGAAATTGCTGGCGGAGGCTACTTCCGATGAACAACGATATGGTTTTTGCGGACGTCTTTTCGATGAATACCGGGCTTATAATCTGGACTCTTCTTTTGTCTACGCCCAACGGAAAGAGGAACTGGCGCATCGCATGGATAAACTGGATTATCTGGATGATGCTGCCATGAATATGGCGGAAGTGATGGGAACTACCGGAATGTATAAAGAAGCGTTGGAACTATTGGGGCAGATTGATAAGAAAACGCTGCCCGATTATCTCTATGGTTACTATTACCATTTGTATCGCACTATTTACGGATTGATGGGAGACTATGCCGTTACGGAGAAAGCCAAGAAAGAGTATTATCGAATGACGGATCTGTATCGTGACTCTCTGCTGCAGGTCAACGCTTCCGACTCTTTGGGGCACGTATTGGTGATGGCGGATAAGTGTATCGTACATGCTCAATACGATGAAGCCATCCGTATGCTGATGGAATATTACAACAAACCTTCTTTGGATGACCATTCAAAAGCAATGCTTACTTATACTCTCTCCGAAGGTTACCGGTTGAAAGGCGACAAGCAGGGGCAAAAACATTACCTGGCCCTTTCGGCCATTGCCGACCTGAAATCGGCAGTAAAGGAATATGTATCTTTGCGCAAACTCGCTTCCCTTGTCTACGATGAAGGGGATATTGACCGTGCCTACAATTACCTGAAATGCTCCTTAGAGGATGCCACTCTTTGTAATGCCCGCCTTCGTACGTTAGAAATCTCGCAGGTCTTTCCTATCATTGACCAGGCTTACCAATTGAAAACCAAACGGCAGCAACAGGAGATGAAAGTCTCATTGATTTGTATCAGTTTGCTTTCCGTATTTTTGTTGGTTGCCATTTTCTTCGTTTACAAGCAGATGAAAAAGGTTGCTGCCGCACGTCGCGAAGTGGTCGATACCAATACGTTGTTGCAAGAACTGAACGAAGAACTTCACGACTCCAACTCGCAACTGAAAGAGATGAACCATACGCTTTCGGAAGCCAACTATATCAAGGAGGAATATATCGGCCGATATATGGACCAATGCTCCACTTATCTCGACAAGATGGATTTATACCGTCGTTCCCTGAATAAAATTGCCGCTGCCGGAAGAGTGGAAGAACTATATAAAGCCATTAAATCTTCTCAATTCCTTGACGAAGAACTGAAAGAGTTTTATGCGAACTTCGACATGACTTTCTTGCAACTCTTCCCCAATTTTGTGGAGGAATTTAATGCGCTGCTCACAGAACCCATGCAACCCAAACCGGGAGAACTGTTGAACACCGAACTCCGTATCTTTGCCCTTATCCGGCTGGGGATTACGGACAGTACCAAGATAGCGCAATTCCTCCGTTATTCCGTGACTACCATTTATAATTACCGGACCCGTGTCCGTAACAAAGCTTTGGGAGAAAGAGATGAATTTGAGACTAACGTAATGCAAATAGGGAAGGTGGAAGAATAA
- a CDS encoding ATP-binding protein, which translates to MEEVKRIPYGVSNFVEVVEQNQYYVDKTMYLPLLEKQPSNLFFIRPRRFGKSIFLSMLRTYYDIAQKEKFEKRFSNLWIGSRPTQLQGTFQILFLDFSRVGGLDRTLAENFDDYCCGGLDDFASIYEPYYYPGFEEEMKAQYGTTNKLNFLDRKARNNGSKLYLIVDEYDNFTNVVLNEQGDKVYHALTHASGFYREIFKKFKGMFERIFMTGVSPVTLDDLTSGFNIGWNISTKHQFNMMLGFSETDVREMLQYYKDAGQLPGNTNIDAMIEEMRPWYDNYCFAEESLERDPKMFNCDMVLYYLRNYMDLGKSPKEMIDPNTRTDYNKMKKLIRLDKLDGNRKGVLRKITEDGQIVTTLTTTFPATDITKPEIFPSLLFYYGMLTITATRGNYLVLSIPNNNVRKQYYEFLLEEYQDNRHINLNDLGLMYYEMAYDGHWRETLEFIAHAYKENSSVRSAIEGERNLQGFFTAYLSTNAYYLIAPEVELNHGYCDLFLMPDLIRYDVKHSYIIELKYLSVKDSEAKAEAQWKEAVEQIKGYAAGPKVRRMIYDTELHCIVMQFRGWELERMEEVI; encoded by the coding sequence ATGGAAGAAGTAAAAAGAATCCCTTACGGAGTTTCCAACTTTGTGGAAGTGGTGGAACAGAATCAATATTACGTGGATAAGACTATGTATCTGCCGTTGTTGGAAAAACAACCTAGTAATTTGTTCTTTATCCGCCCCCGCCGTTTCGGCAAGAGCATCTTTCTGAGTATGCTCCGAACTTATTATGACATCGCTCAAAAAGAAAAGTTCGAAAAACGTTTCAGCAATTTATGGATAGGCAGTCGTCCTACACAGTTGCAAGGGACTTTCCAAATACTCTTTCTTGATTTCTCCAGAGTGGGAGGGCTCGACAGAACGCTTGCCGAGAACTTTGATGATTACTGTTGCGGCGGACTGGATGATTTCGCTTCTATCTATGAACCCTATTATTATCCCGGCTTTGAAGAGGAAATGAAAGCCCAATACGGCACTACCAACAAACTGAATTTCCTCGATCGCAAGGCACGCAACAACGGCTCCAAGCTTTATCTGATAGTGGATGAATATGATAATTTCACGAATGTGGTGCTAAACGAGCAAGGCGACAAAGTCTATCACGCCCTAACCCATGCCAGTGGCTTCTATCGCGAAATCTTCAAGAAGTTCAAAGGCATGTTCGAACGCATCTTCATGACCGGTGTCAGCCCCGTAACGCTGGACGACCTGACTAGCGGATTCAATATCGGCTGGAATATCAGCACCAAACACCAGTTTAACATGATGTTGGGATTCAGCGAGACCGATGTACGCGAAATGCTCCAATACTATAAGGATGCCGGGCAGTTGCCGGGCAATACGAATATAGATGCGATGATAGAGGAAATGCGACCGTGGTATGACAATTATTGCTTTGCCGAAGAAAGTTTGGAGCGTGACCCGAAGATGTTCAACTGTGACATGGTACTCTATTATCTACGCAACTATATGGATTTGGGCAAATCCCCCAAAGAAATGATAGACCCTAATACCCGCACGGACTATAATAAGATGAAAAAACTTATCCGGCTGGACAAGTTGGACGGTAACCGCAAAGGAGTGTTACGTAAAATCACCGAAGATGGGCAGATTGTCACCACGTTGACAACTACCTTTCCCGCTACCGATATTACCAAACCTGAGATTTTCCCCAGTCTGCTTTTTTATTATGGTATGCTTACCATTACTGCCACTCGCGGCAACTATCTGGTGTTAAGTATTCCCAATAATAACGTGCGTAAACAGTATTACGAATTCTTGTTGGAAGAATATCAGGACAATCGACATATTAATCTGAACGACCTTGGCCTGATGTATTACGAAATGGCTTACGACGGCCATTGGCGTGAAACGCTGGAATTTATCGCCCATGCCTACAAGGAAAACTCTTCCGTGCGCAGTGCTATTGAGGGAGAGCGCAACCTGCAAGGCTTCTTTACTGCTTACCTAAGTACGAATGCATATTACCTGATAGCCCCGGAAGTAGAATTGAACCACGGTTATTGTGATCTGTTCCTGATGCCCGACCTGATACGCTATGACGTGAAGCACAGTTATATCATCGAACTAAAATATCTCTCTGTCAAAGACTCGGAAGCGAAAGCCGAAGCCCAATGGAAAGAAGCTGTAGAGCAGATAAAAGGTTATGCTGCCGGTCCCAAGGTACGCAGGATGATATACGACACCGAATTGCATTGCATCGTCATGCAGTTTCGCGGATGGGAGTTGGAACGGATGGAAGAAGTCATATAG